In Myxocyprinus asiaticus isolate MX2 ecotype Aquarium Trade chromosome 16, UBuf_Myxa_2, whole genome shotgun sequence, the genomic stretch cagaaacagaacgggtgtaAAGTGGcgtgagacacactggtgcgcaTTCTAAAGATGTcatcaataactcacaagatgatatctgacgaaactgcATATGAACGAACACAACTCAACTGTTGCCAGTGGcgattagattttaaattattgtcacaattaattatttttggtcgcatttgctaCCATTTGCTaccagtctggagccctgttatgCAGGATGTCtcaaagcctagtgagctgcctatctagacagcatttttgggtgtGCCTATGATTCCCAAAAGTGTTAAGTTAGACTAGTAAGACTAGATTTTGAGAAAGCTATCAAGCCTTATTTTTGAATGCTCATATGTCTTAAATGCTTATGTCCCCTTCCAGGTGTAGCAGAGCATTCTCAGAGCTTTGACCAGACACTGGGGCAATGTTTTACGCCCATTTCGTCCTCAGCAAACGTGGGCCGCTAGCCAAGATCTGGCTGGCGGCTCATTGGGACAAGAAGCTGACCAAAGCACACGTCTTTGAATGCAACTTGGAGAGCAGTGTTGAAAGCATCATTTCACCAAAGGTTTGTCTCTAATGCGTGTTTTTTGAATGCTATGTGTGTGTTAATACAAATGTTAATTTTGCTTCGATACTCTGATTAATAGGTGAAAATGGCGCTGCGTACATCTGGCCATCTTCTCTTGGGAGTGGTGAGGATCTACCACAGAAAAGCAAAGTATCTCCTGGCTGATTGTAATGAAGCATTTATCAAGATCAAAATGGCTTTCCGCCCAGGTAACGATTGTGAAATGTCAGCTACTATATTCTTAATGCATATTTTTGCTAGGATTTCCCgattagattccgattcacaagctttcaattccaaattcgatttgattgattgatactagatcgattcatatgggtatatttcagttacagtGTCCATTGTTGCtgacatattaaataaattcccTCTCAGCTTATCTGGTAAAGTGTACagaggaccttctaacttggtacaatATGAcattattaattttacaaatttgattTAATCATCGTGTAtcgttttggtcacattttatctATTTAAAATTGCATGttatccatcaataaatatgatgtcttgataAATTGCAGATATTATATtgcgtatatatactgtatatacagtattttgtttaCATGCATTATTAGCATCATTTTAGCATattgaacattttgaatttgacacTGAATTTTTACCTTAAGGTACTATGTAAATTCAAAGTaaatttaattaacatttattaaaatgaacttatATAGGACTTATCATATTCTGTCTGTACATTAGAGTACTTTACTGATTTGGGACTGtgctagtgaaaatgtttgtttcccaCTCCATAACAGAAATCATTTTTCTTTCATCAGGCGCCTAGTGATTTGGGCTAAGTaatcattactgtggttaggtcaatgtaaaTAGCCTTTTTTTAAACCTACCACAGTTGCAGtgaatattaggggtgtaatggttctcaGTAAAAAAACTAACCATACGGTTTGTCACCCACAATTCAGTAATTATTGCACCGCGGTTCACCAAATGTAATGACGACACATGGAGCACAAGGTTTAGCGAAGAAGTCAAAGCATCAAATATACTTGCACAGAAGGTTTGCCACGGTGTTACCAGTTTTACTCTGGACAAGGGAtgacaccggtgtgaaattttataccgggtaaaagggttaaacattatgaatggaacttccaatatcaatacaatagcctaacgaatagaatagctttaaataaagaatagttgcctaatgaggagtttgtgacccatgataaatgaacctaaataacgcattgaaagtcagatgttctttaccaacttatgaaattacacagtaaCAAAGTACACACACTGACAGTagatgtttaattgcaggtagcgaatataatgtgcaaGGTGGGTAAATGTAGACTTCTcggatttggaatgacacaagaaatgctgttagagacatgcttgaagaaacacaattatatttttaagaacagatgacagaaaagctgtgtatgcgcatgtctgacgcactgtttgttcggaggcgtgcagtctcgtggaacacgtatgtaaagggttctcactctttctttgtttcagtcttctgaattttttttgcaagaatagtattgtctatgagtgctgcaagaggtgctctgagttcagttcgctttatttccacagagcagttcgttgtcAGCACaaaatatagcctatacatctgtgattaaatcataaaataatacaaaaacacgttcacctcgaaccatgatttatatttcagtgattattatcgtCATTATAAGTATTAtgattacatttataaatgttaGATCTTATTTCTTAGTCATTTTCTGCCTTTTGTCATACTTgcgtgatggtaaatggaaaggtggttatgtgttttttttttaaccacttcgttgttttaattgctttttcgtttatttttttaagtgcaatttaaatttagaaatgtctttggtttaagtttttagttttttaaataaatgaatttcaatgcaaaatcactaaagcaaaatTAGTacattcaccgatccctcagccgaggggttgacgatataattgGGATATATAAACTCGCTCAGCCCTAGGAGGAAACACAACAAATGTATTCACAtgcattcaaagtcattacccttctgaAGCatctaaactgggtcctgggttgaaaggtaataaaacaccaacattaaaccctcAACATCACAATAAGTGACgtatttgcccggacaacgaaatacctgaccggtagcccatgatggagagaatgcacggatgaagtaggttcgttgccaaagagatgttgcccttcacaactgttgaaaagccatctttcaaaaagttgaacaacacacattttaattgcacttaattttttttataaataaatcaagctgccttgtgttattgtgtaggctattgcttaacaaaaattacccTATAGTAAcacttagcgtccaaccagcggtaatagacggtttgaacatgaacaccgcaccggtgtgaaaattattatATCGTGGCAAGTCTGTTGCACAGTTACAGTCTCCTctaatgcacctgtatttcacatgggtcaacttgaCATCACTGTTCTGAGCCGCAGATGATCCTGAAGCTGCACACACTCCCTCCTGTTTTTAAGGAGGCACTCAGTGCCAATGCGGacacatgaaacaataactaaagcattgccaaagttatgttgccctactCCACTGATGAAGATTTGGGATTTCAGCGTATTATTAAAACACTCAAGCTGCGTTATTATATCCATTCTTTTATCAATTTTAATAACAAGGTTATTCCTTCTGTAGGGATGTGTAGCTtccgaatgttgaatatatgttgagcaGAGTTTGAGATGCACTTTATTGATTCTTGTAGCATAATAGTGCAGgtgttaagttaaaatgttgatttagtaatgagagaagttttttttttttttttttaatgaccataatgaaaattatccatggtttaactatagtaatattgtagtaaccatgactgctgtctctggttttcttagcagaaatcattgttttgatgcaattaaccatgggtttacaacagtaatactgtagtttccatatagtaaccatgatttttctaTATATTATAACCATGatagtaaccatgttgattttgtagttactatgtttttactaaaaataccatagttaaaatatggttactgtaaaacaatgattattttttttttttttaagggcaaacttgaagtgtttgttaaatagagtatttttcttttctttttttctgaacatgGCAAATACCGAAATGTACCGAAACAGTGATACAAACTGACCCGTTagaaatttgaaccattacacccTTAGTAAAAATGTTTTCGTTATTTAAAACTTTaacatttctgtcaaaatgcCGTAGTCTCTGTCACTACTGTAAAATCGTGATAAATTTAAGCAAGGGTGAtgatgtttaatttaaaaatccTTTATTTTGGCGCCTGCAGAGTTTTGTCTTTCCCCATCAGTGCTGAATAGAatctgtttgagaggtttgacatCCTCGATAGTGCTTTAAACTagtaattttcagaattcaaATAGGTCTTAAGTTCAGAAGACTGCGTGACGATATCAAGGGAAGCCGAGCTGATATCAAGTGATCAGCTCTGCACTATCCCACTTCTGGAGCGCTGATAGCGAGGGAAGCCCGTTGAAGTGCATGCTCCAGAATTACAATAGAATAGAGCTGAGCGCATCACTTGCGTGAGCTGCTGTGATGTCTCGTGCCACACTTGCCTGAAAACCAGGCTTCAACTGCACTGCACAAATGCGTTTAAAGCATATCAAGCGCCGGACGCCAGCTTTGGCGGCCCGATGACGCTAAATTTAGTCGCATGTGCTTAAATTGATTTTAGGATTTAAGGatcaagatcgttcaaatgaagatttgcGATGCATCGATAAATTGATATTTTTTCCCACCCCTAATTTTTGCTGCAGTTGTAGGTTTTGAAGTCTTCTAACTTTGGCTGTCGCTAGTTCATGTATTTACTGGGACGTTTTACATGCTTTTAGGTGTTGTGGATCTGCCAGAGGATAACCGTGAAGCCGCGTACAATGCCATCACCTTGCCAGAGGAGTTTCATGATTTCGACCAGCCTCTCCCTGATCTTGAGTAAGGGAGACCATTTCTGACCTTTTTACACTTTAGTGCAGGAAGATGCATCACATAtgtgcaatgattttgctggctatatacaatttacaattttGAAGAGTCATAtgaattttaatgcatttcttatTTTACCATTAAGTTTCGTGAAGAGGATTTGATTAAACAAATTTCATGATTTTTGCATGTCTTGTGACTTGCAAGTATGAGAGCATTAAGACAGATGTTTTAATTTAAGCTTCTAGCAAAAAACGGCATTAGTGGCTATACAGAGTCTCAAGACTTGCTTTGAAATGTATGACATGTATGAttaaacttgacatggcatctaaaaaacgtGGCTCTCCAGCGTGAGGTGCTGAAAAAACACAAGACACAGCATAACGGTAACAAAATGTCCATCTAATgtacgtttacatagaaaaactatttaaaatcagTGCAGATAGATGCAGaaacgcatttggtgtgaacTGCCCCTTGGAGTTGGTAAGTTTGACTTTTCAAAGTGTTCGTTTCAATTAATCAATTCTAAACTCTGATGCAATCATGTATGTTGTTACGTATTGTTTATTACTATCTATCAGAGATTTTCACAAGTCTTTTATCTGAAGTcagagtcaagtctgaagtctttAATGCTGGAGTCTGTGTCAAGTCTAGAGTCTTTTGTCATGAGTCCGATTGAGTCTCAAGTCACTAAACCTTACATCTTtcacgcttaaaaaaaaaaaaagaaaaaaaagaaaatgctctacttaaaaatcatatttacacaaTTACATTATATAGCCAAAATGTATGATCTTTGAAAAATCTGGGATACTACTAGGATTCTACCTGAActtgttaaattttattttattacgttTTATTTTATGAATTCAGACTTAATGGCTTTATGAAAAACGAATAGCCTAAACACGTTAGAAACCTTTATCTACAACTTTGACAGTTAATAAtaccaaaggagatgttaagtaGATTAAACTcagtcattcactttcattacacctTTTTCCATAAATTTTTAACAATCATTGAAGAAAGTTCTGTGGGTTTGGATCAAGATAAAGCtaattgaattattattaataaaattaagtcTTATAGATGCACCcttattgatttattatgcatCTATACCAGTTGATTTTACTTcagttaaaacattttagcatgaataaggtgtattttaaaaacctaaTCTGTGTTGAACACACCTCGTCAGTTTATGAGGTTCGACTTGCTCAAATAGAAGATTCTAGGAAggattcaaatgggtcacatttgCGGTCTCCGCTGGCTGCTGCGATATCGAAGTCTGAATCATGCTAGTTTTACTCTGCACTGTGACTGTCCCAGAGCTCTGGCAGTCTTCTCTCTGGATTACGCTGATGTACAATACGTGCGAAAGTACGCTTCAATCACTCCACACAGATGCGCGTTCAAGTTATGAGAggaatatttagtgcttataaggcCCTGAACGCAGGATGATACAATTACATTTCTTTCGGCTGTGGCCACCTGTCAATGTGGCTAGTAAGGGTGACGGAGTTACAGTCCTCTGCCAGTTTCTACCCACATTTGGCAGGTGGGCGGGTGTTGATGTCAAGCCCAGCGCAGATGTTATAAAATAGGGCTGCACggttatagcaaaaatcataattgtcgattatttcccttgattttatcacgattattaatgtcgattaaaaaaattaattaccatgACGTCACAAAATAAGCAACCGTGCAATTCTaaagagtagcagatttcaatggtggatatgagctgcgctccagtttcttttaagtatTGTAATAATGTTAGATCTTCAGTTGTGGTCTTGTTCgtgttagatcatttttggcctcagtggttgcacttgGGAAATTCAAAAAAAGTcatttgcgatcggagtttgtgcgattcgtgaaaatgttaaatctactaatacctGCTGCGTAGCAAATGGGCCTTATTAGAGCAGATGTGAGAGCAATGATGGTGATTCCTAatatatgctattcatgccatattctttgttggctacacctccaaaacaaacttagaacagctaagctgaattactttattgctattttgtacaagtcaaattcacattggcctacttattaacatgacaaaactgttattaaatcttttataaattgtacacagatTCGAGCAAtgcgacaaactctcccattacaatgacccATTATattctacagcttctttttgagtgtcaggtgatgtttcttcagtattaatttttgtGTGCCACCGCGAACAGTGGTGGAacataaagcaaaaatctgggcattcagacggtttaaaacgtgcacattaggatcagttgtcattactaaTAGGGCGGAGGACCAATTTAAgtggctctgattggccattgctcaacggacatgctAGTGGTTGATTAGAATACTCAAAAACTAACCACTGAAAAAacatgttgtaaatagaaaccattgatgcaacaggagcagacttaaattgaacactgtaatcatcagttttcacgattacataatcgtggcagccgtaatcgcgattagtttttcgattaattgtgcagccctataatAAAACTATACAAAAACTTCCTTTAAGATATCAATAGTTAAGGTTAAAAGACGTGAGtcgtttttttaaacattcacaaGTCTTTTTTGTCAAGTCTGAAGTCATTTCAGGTCGAGTCTGAAGTCTATTAAAATGCGACTCAAGTCCATGTCTCTAACTCGAGTCCCCATCTCTGCTATCtgttgttatattggtgcatataaatgaaataaatgattatttcaaactagatttttactgctTGCATTTAATACAATTGTATTGGCTTTAATGGCTGTTTAGATCAATTGTTGATTCCTCTGattgaaaaaatgttttccttttaaGCCATTTCCTTTTTTTTGCTAAATCACTCAGCCCCAGTCTACGTGGTGAATACTATAGCTAAGACCCTAGCATCTAATTGATGTTCAGCATTATTTTTCTGTGTGCTTTCTACacctttttgatttttttaactgaaatatttGCGGATGGATTTCAGTGATATAGATGTAGCACAGCAGTTCACTCTGAACCAGAGCCGTGTTGAGGAGATCACCATGAGAGAGGAAGTGGGAAACATCAGCCTCATGGCCGACAATGACTTTGGTAAAATCTCACAGGCTTTTTTCCTCACTAGTGAAAAGAATAAATGCCTAGTACTACATAACGTAATGCTTTTACTGGGATACCAGGTGACTTTGGCATGGATGACCGTGAGATGATGAGGGAGGAGAATGCTTTTGAGGTGGACATCATCCACGGTTCTTCCACCCTGCTTCTGGAAGCTGAGCCTGGCCCCGCCCACCTACCTGACAAATCAACTAACCTTGAATATGATGACTTTGGGGACAACAACCTGGAGAACAGTGATGGTGGAATTCTAAGTTAGTTCTCAGTGATTTGacctttataattatttatttgatgaTGTGATGATTCTTAATCCAGTGTTTTTACTCCATTTCAGTGGATAAGATTCTGAGCAATGAAGAAGGTGGTGGAATATTTGATGATCCCCCAGCTATCACTGACAGCGTAATGATGCCACAAGACCATGGGGATGACGAAGATGACTTCGATAACTTTTCTCGTAAGTAAATCGTACTGAATTCATAGCTATTGATTGGGAAGTTAATGTAACAGAAGGAGAGTTCCTCATAAAGGTTGAGTATTTTATTCTACTGATATGCTCCTTTGCACTtgatgaatttattttctgaaagtgTTTAGATTGTACTGTTTTGTTCTGAATTTAGTTTGTTGGTCGATTACAAATAGGGGTGTTATAGATCTAGGTCTCGCCTAGAAAAAATCGAGTTTTAAACACTTTCTTAGAAATGTGATCATtgttttcatatttaaatgtgtttttgtaattttgtatatccTTTTTATTTCATGACTCTTAAAATGTTAAGGTGTTAATCACATAAAAATTACATCTTTACATTTCTTTGCACACTGAATACATGTAAGATCATAAACATCGTAATTATTATTTTGCTCTCATACTCAACTGACATGGTTTTCAACTAGTTGCTATTATTTTTCACTAGTTTCAGACAAAGGTCTACTACTTTAATAATAGATTCAGACCACATTGACTTTAACTACACATTAACAAAGCATTTTCAAATAATCATTACAAACAAAACTGCTGCTGCTTATTTTAAAAGAACTTATAATAAAACATCATGCCAAactttcaagtaattttttccaaGAGCTTGTCTTTTAATTAGGGCACAAAAAATGGCATTGTGTATGAATTCAGAAATTAAAACATGATTAtgcattaaatttattattttagcTGCTGGTGGTCTTGACAGTCCCGACTCTGGACCAGTGGAGCCTCTCCCCAACACCACAGATCAGACGGAACAGACCACTCTGGTGCCTAATGAGGAAGAAGCATTCGCTCTGGAGCCCATCGACATTACTGGTAGGGATGCAACTATATGAAATTTTTTTGCCAAGGCTGATTTATCCAAAAACTatagaacaataacaatattttgCCTCTTACCTTTCATTTGTCATGAGATCACGCTTTTGCTTAGGAATTGTGCTTTAAAATTTataaaagaggtacaaaagctattttattattCTAACAATTTTGGCAATTTCAGCGTTAAGGAAGTGACATTTGCCATGAAAACAAAATTTAACATTACATGAGTtttttgggagaccacacactttgtaaaaactctgtgaattgaaatgcacaatccagaaataatactagccacataatgtagaagggttggcactcctaagaacatgtaatatgaattttttattaattgttttcacATAAATTGGAAAAAACTATCGTTATGGACGTAACATCTCTTTGTTACGGATGTCACTTGTGAAAAAAAGCACTTTCAAGATGAGGGGAAAACCCATCCAAAATGCCAAAACTTGTATACTTCTATCTCTGagatgtgtgtgttttaaaatgcagacttGCGTTTTAGGGTTCGTGCAAGGCCATATAGCAATTcaaatcttaattcaatcaatagATCTTTATCAcgctccgggttttggaacgcggaagtaaacgtttgcagggtaaacttcgacagcggtgaatgggagatgaccgcagatattattttcacttacacatttgctccaagatcaaaagaaaaaatccactattacgtttgaatgactttctagAAGAGGTAAAAAATAGAGAGcatggattaagacagtaaaatgggagaagatgccccaaatttactgtcactctctcagcagctgtggtaattcattttttaaaaccaattccagggtaatataacacaaagcgtAATGTTTTAAACTTACACTCaaattgcgagatttacgctgctaaataaggcagaaatgcgtcatcacagtctgtggatAAAGGTCTATTGTGCAGACTTAAGTATCATACGGagtctcagaggtcaaaatctGCAGATTTCGaagcattttggattgtttgcccTCATCATGTAAGTGCCTCTTTCACCACTCTCATGTAACACCAGGCTTTCCTCaatgtgtgacaaaaaataaataaaacaattacatgttcttaggagttcCAACCCTtctatgttttgtggctataattAAATCTGGAATGTCCTGTTTGACATGCTTTATTTTCTAGATATCCTTGATTGTggtatttctttatattacacacatttaaaaaatggacACACTTCATACAACGCAACTTATTGACgtaattataaataaatcatcGGTCATGCTTCTAAccaatatgcctttttttttcttcttccatttGATCAAAAATTGGCCGATTTATATTGCCGCAAATAGGAATTTCTTcagtgaatataattttttcccTGTGCTCTGAAACTATTGGCTAAATATTGCTGTTGTGTAGAATAAAACTTGCTCACAAGCCATATTGTTTTCCAGTTTGTGAGTGAATTGGTCTGACTAACTGAGTCGGTTAGTTTCAATAAAACTGTCAAAATGATTTACAAATTGCTCTTAATCAGTGAATCTTTCTGAATTGGAATGATTTTTATTGATCCATATCCAGTTATCATTGacagaaaaagtatttgaaatctTTGGTCAAAAAGTATTCCTGTGATTTACCCATCCTCAGCTTGGTGTCGCGATCATTACATCTGTATTAATTGTGAATTATAAAACATGGCATGAAAATCGATGAGTTAATATACCACTGATGTGTCCTCAGTGAAAGAGACTAAGGCTAAACGCAAGAGGAAGCTCATTGTGGACAGTCTGAAGGAGTTGGACAGCAAGACCATCCGTGCGCAGCTGAGCGACTACTCCGACATCGTCACCACTCTGGATTTGGCTCCTCCCACTAAGAAACTGATGATGTGGAAAGAGACAGGAGGCGTGGAGAAGCTCTTCTCATTGCCCGCTCAGCCCCTCTGGAATGGCAGACTGCTGAAGGTGACCGTTTGACTTTATGTCCCTTTAACGTATAAGAAAGAGGCCAGGACTCAAATAATGGTTCTGTTTCAAAACCTTCTGAGCTGcattttaaagtgttagttcaccctaaatttaaaattctgttgtcatttactcactcatgttgttccaaacctgtatgactatttCTTCTGTGGAGAAATTTTTTAACACGAGGAGTCTTCTTTTAAATGAATCGGCTGAACTGATTCACAAATCGTTCTGAATGAATCATCAGCAGTCATCCTCATCCAGTCATCACAAGTGACCGGAAACTTTGAAACTCTTtgatcaaaaagtgtgggaactctGAATTTATTGCTGATCGTGATTTTTGAAATGTGGTCGTTTCAGATGTTCACACGCTGTTTGACTCCACTGGTGCCTGATGAGCTGAGAAAGAGAAGGAAGGGCGGAGAGGCCGACAGCCTGGAGGACTTCCTGAAGGAGCTGGAGAACCCAGAGGTGCCCAGAGAGGAGTTGCTGGGCCAGAGGAGTGATGTGATTGGTGAGTTCACTCGCCCGCTGTTTAGTCGCAGCACAAGCCTTACTCTTACtctagcttaaagggataattaatccaaaaatgaaaattctgtcatttactgacCTTCTAACATTATAGCTAGTCTCAAGTTGTACTGTATTTTTATGCTCTACAGATCAGACCATCATGGAAGAGCCCAGTATGCTGCAGGCTTCCTCTATGGAGGGCAGCAGAACTGCTCTGGATGAGTCCATGATGCCACCTCCATCTCGGCAGCGTGGAGTCAAGCGCAAATCACAAGACCAGGAAGCAGCTTTGCCTGTAAGTCAACCAGCGCCAGCCATGATACCAAGTGAAAAGGGGCCATAtcataagtttttatttatttattttttatttagttagtaatttttttttgtagcttACACCTGATTCTAAGATGTGCTTTTGCCAGTCCTTTTTAAATGGGACAATGCTAAAGACAGGTGTAAATGGAGTTTCAATTACATTAATCTTGCGTTCGGCGCTTCATAAGCACTTAAGCTTCTCATCAGACACACACGTTTCATATGTGTATCGCGTTcgctatctctggagcacgcaagTGCGCGTGAGTTCAGCAGGCTTCCCGATATTTACAGGAGATCGCAGAGCGGCATCACTCGCACTACTCAATCATATTTTTtacccagaaaaaaaacaaagtcaAGAAAATTAAGTGGGGTGTCGGTGAAGTAGCATGTGAATGATTTGGAAAATTTCAGTGTTAGGTGTGTGTCACGAGGAGGAGAAGGGCAGGGCTGTGAGTACGCACGCCTGGCcaccaatcaggctaatcagccgaggagagggataaaggcagttCGGGCcacagagagccacacacagctgccgtgtttgtgtctttttgcttgttttattaaacattactttgatggttcgtccagTTCCCGCCACCtcttttcccattttaacccccctGTTACAGTGAACAAGCATTTTTTTCCGGCCGATTGTATCCTTGATGAGCACCACAAGCATAGGTGGATGCGTGCATACCACCACCTCTATGTTTGACAGACGCTGTGCATCTCTGAAGGGCTACCGGCAGCAAGCTCTAATAATCATGTATCCAAACCAGGGGGAAGGTATCCTCACTGTTGCAGTGTATGATGCAAAACAGAAAAACTGTGTTTGTCTCTTTAAATACTCCACAGAATTCGTTGACTTGAAAATGTTGTAAAATTTCCACAATGTTTGGCTAGTAGTAACGCACAAACTTGCTTTATGATGTCTATTTGAATATCTGTTatgttctttactgtcagttgttgataaaaaaaaaaagatacattaatATCAATCAAATATTGCGCAGAGCCGGCAAAGAAACGGTGCAGAAACTCTCTCGTCTatagcttctcatttctaaaactGTCCCATTCCTTCGTGTCCTGTCAGCTCCCTCTTAGGATTAgtgccgatattagcctttcaccgatatatcgtatcgccgtatatgtttaccgatatgcgcagatatgaaaactttttttcagatcatataatgcagaaaacaatgctttagaattagtttcatagcgtagtttgtccagcagagcgtgctccgactccactgtttacagagctgactctgaaatgacggtggctctgcagacagggcggagttaagcggtgctgAGTTGAGCGGTGTGTTCtcggtaaattgctaactagtttgtgaaatacatactggaaagttaataaacaatgaccccatcattttcccttttcaatataactaatgtaACGTTAACCCTgttcctgacaaccatgtcactcatgtttaacacttctgtttgctatgttagccagctatagtttgtcagtgcagtaagtaatgtagcagacatcagagcatctttttgcagctcagcagacaacggtgcagtggtggattgtgtctgttgagtgttgatttcacgctacgttgttacataattggtgagacacaatgctggaaagtaaat encodes the following:
- the rad21a gene encoding double-strand-break repair protein rad21 homolog A, which gives rise to MFYAHFVLSKRGPLAKIWLAAHWDKKLTKAHVFECNLESSVESIISPKVKMALRTSGHLLLGVVRIYHRKAKYLLADCNEAFIKIKMAFRPGVVDLPEDNREAAYNAITLPEEFHDFDQPLPDLDDIDVAQQFTLNQSRVEEITMREEVGNISLMADNDFGDFGMDDREMMREENAFEVDIIHGSSTLLLEAEPGPAHLPDKSTNLEYDDFGDNNLENSDGGILMDKILSNEEGGGIFDDPPAITDSVMMPQDHGDDEDDFDNFSPAGGLDSPDSGPVEPLPNTTDQTEQTTLVPNEEEAFALEPIDITVKETKAKRKRKLIVDSLKELDSKTIRAQLSDYSDIVTTLDLAPPTKKLMMWKETGGVEKLFSLPAQPLWNGRLLKMFTRCLTPLVPDELRKRRKGGEADSLEDFLKELENPEVPREELLGQRSDVIDQTIMEEPSMLQASSMEGSRTALDESMMPPPSRQRGVKRKSQDQEAALPQMGVLDQTLQPVDQSVLSHQLDMPQVDLPPEDSVNLSTLVPELDLLDDQNKEKDKDNSDEEGEEGQGGDQDQEERRWNKRTQQMLHGLQRVVAKTGAQSISLLELCRNNNKKQAAAKFYSFLVLKKQQAIELNQAEPYSDIVATPGPRFHIV